A region from the Oryzias latipes chromosome 20, ASM223467v1 genome encodes:
- the enosf1 gene encoding mitochondrial enolase superfamily member 1 isoform X2, with amino-acid sequence MTGLVVGKSLEEIVRDFRGFYRLLTSDGQMRWLGPEKGVIHLATAALLNAVWDLWARMEGKPLWKLLVDMSPERLVSCIDFRYITDVLTEEEALELLVKAQEGKRQREEEMLREGYPAYTTSCAWLGYSDQQLKQLCTDALKGGWTKFKVKVGADLDDDVRRCRLIRQMIGPDNTLMIDANQRWDVSEAISWVSNLAEVKPLWIEEPTSPDDILGHAAISKALAPLGIGVATGEQCHNRVMFKQFLQAGALQFVQIDSCRLGSVNENLAVLLMAHKFRVPVCPHAGGVGLCELVQHLILFDYICVSASLSNRMCEYVDHLHEHFVCPVVIHNARYMPPKIPGYSCEMLESSVKKHQYPDGDAWKLYPKK; translated from the exons ATGACTGGACTGGTTGttggaaaatctttggaggaaaTTGTGAGGGACTTTCGGGGCTTTTATCGCCTCCTGACCAGTGATGGGCAGATGAGATGG CTGGGCCCAGAGAAAGGAGTGATTCACCTGGCGACTGCTGCTCTCCTGAATGCTGTGTGGGATCTGTGGGCGAGGATGGAGGGCAAG CCGCTGTGGAAGCTGCTGGTGGACATG AGCCCGGAGCGGCTGGTCTCATGCATCGACTTCAGGTACATCACCGACGTGCTAACGGAGGAGGAGGCTCTGG AGCTTCTGGTGAAAGCGCAGGAGGGCAAACGGCAGAGAG AGGAGGAAATGTTGAGGGAAGGCTATCCTGCCTACACCACCTCCTGTGCTTGGCTCGGATACTCTGACCAACAGCTCAAGCAG ctttgcaCGGATGCCCTTAAAGGCGGTTGGACCAAATTTAAGGTGAAGGTCGGAGCGGATCTAGACGACGACGTGCGCAGATGCCGCCTCATCCGGCAGATGATCGGACCAGACAACACCTTG ATGATCGATGCCAACCAGAGGTGGGACGTTTCCGAGGCGATCAGCTGGGTGTCCAACTTGGCAGAGGTCAAACCTCTTTGGATCGAGGAACCCACGTCTCCAGACGACATACTGGGACACGCTGCTATTTCTAAG GCTTTGGCTCCTCTCGGGATCGGAGTTGCCACAGGCGAACAG TGTCACAACAGAGTCATGTTCAAGCAGTTCCTCCAGGCCGGCGCGCTGCAGTTTGTGCAGATTGACAGCTGTCGGCTGGGCAGCGTCAACGAGAACCTGGCTGTGCTGCTGATGGCTCACAAGTTCCGAG TCCCAGTGTGTCCTCACGCCGGAGGAGTCGGTCTGTGCGAGCTCGTCCAACATCTGATCCTGTTCGACTACATCTGCGTGTCAGCAAGTCTCAGCAACCG AATGTGCGAGTACGTCGACCATCTCCACGAGCACTTTGTTTGTCCGGTGGTGATCCACAACGCTCGCTACATGCCCCCAAAG attcCTGGTTATTCCTGTGAGATGTTGGAGTCTTCAGTCAAAAAGCATCAGTATCCTGATGGAGACGCATGGAAACTCTatccaaagaaataa
- the enosf1 gene encoding mitochondrial enolase superfamily member 1 isoform X1 — protein MSPKIVRVSVRDVRFPTSLEQHGSDAMHTDPDYSAAYVVLETDGGLRGFGLTFTLGKGTEIVVCAVQAMTGLVVGKSLEEIVRDFRGFYRLLTSDGQMRWLGPEKGVIHLATAALLNAVWDLWARMEGKPLWKLLVDMSPERLVSCIDFRYITDVLTEEEALELLVKAQEGKRQREEEMLREGYPAYTTSCAWLGYSDQQLKQLCTDALKGGWTKFKVKVGADLDDDVRRCRLIRQMIGPDNTLMIDANQRWDVSEAISWVSNLAEVKPLWIEEPTSPDDILGHAAISKALAPLGIGVATGEQCHNRVMFKQFLQAGALQFVQIDSCRLGSVNENLAVLLMAHKFRVPVCPHAGGVGLCELVQHLILFDYICVSASLSNRMCEYVDHLHEHFVCPVVIHNARYMPPKIPGYSCEMLESSVKKHQYPDGDAWKLYPKK, from the exons ATGTCGCCTAAAATCGTGCGTGTTTCAGTGAGGGATGTGAGATTCCCGACTTCTCTGGAGCAGCACGGCTCGGATGCGATG CACACAGACCCGGATTATTCCGCCGCCTACGTGGTTCTGGAAACGGACGGTGGACTGAGAGGATTCGGCCTCACATTCACGTTAGGAAAAGGCACAGAAATCG TGGTGTGTGCCGTCCAGGCCATGACTGGACTGGTTGttggaaaatctttggaggaaaTTGTGAGGGACTTTCGGGGCTTTTATCGCCTCCTGACCAGTGATGGGCAGATGAGATGG CTGGGCCCAGAGAAAGGAGTGATTCACCTGGCGACTGCTGCTCTCCTGAATGCTGTGTGGGATCTGTGGGCGAGGATGGAGGGCAAG CCGCTGTGGAAGCTGCTGGTGGACATG AGCCCGGAGCGGCTGGTCTCATGCATCGACTTCAGGTACATCACCGACGTGCTAACGGAGGAGGAGGCTCTGG AGCTTCTGGTGAAAGCGCAGGAGGGCAAACGGCAGAGAG AGGAGGAAATGTTGAGGGAAGGCTATCCTGCCTACACCACCTCCTGTGCTTGGCTCGGATACTCTGACCAACAGCTCAAGCAG ctttgcaCGGATGCCCTTAAAGGCGGTTGGACCAAATTTAAGGTGAAGGTCGGAGCGGATCTAGACGACGACGTGCGCAGATGCCGCCTCATCCGGCAGATGATCGGACCAGACAACACCTTG ATGATCGATGCCAACCAGAGGTGGGACGTTTCCGAGGCGATCAGCTGGGTGTCCAACTTGGCAGAGGTCAAACCTCTTTGGATCGAGGAACCCACGTCTCCAGACGACATACTGGGACACGCTGCTATTTCTAAG GCTTTGGCTCCTCTCGGGATCGGAGTTGCCACAGGCGAACAG TGTCACAACAGAGTCATGTTCAAGCAGTTCCTCCAGGCCGGCGCGCTGCAGTTTGTGCAGATTGACAGCTGTCGGCTGGGCAGCGTCAACGAGAACCTGGCTGTGCTGCTGATGGCTCACAAGTTCCGAG TCCCAGTGTGTCCTCACGCCGGAGGAGTCGGTCTGTGCGAGCTCGTCCAACATCTGATCCTGTTCGACTACATCTGCGTGTCAGCAAGTCTCAGCAACCG AATGTGCGAGTACGTCGACCATCTCCACGAGCACTTTGTTTGTCCGGTGGTGATCCACAACGCTCGCTACATGCCCCCAAAG attcCTGGTTATTCCTGTGAGATGTTGGAGTCTTCAGTCAAAAAGCATCAGTATCCTGATGGAGACGCATGGAAACTCTatccaaagaaataa
- the clul1 gene encoding clusterin-like protein 1, producing the protein MQKLSAPVLCMAVVVLYVAASPSPSEDVLKKLSTAGEQYLEEEIKQTFLGVKQVKVMMEKKEEKHKRLMEALKHGSNKKMGVTQLAKEMEHKLEEAEQQCRESTKSSLEECKPCLEDTCKAFYASTCRRGFASFSFKVDEFFRKMVTQAEAVYDQNQDKATAAENQITEDKTNLEVLQAEASFSQLLSNISILYNHSVTVVKKMQEVFGHSFLADLSSELQISSPSAAQDGSTSGFFKTFSLDHLLVSAYDFGKEVLEEFSSSMSDMMGDIQGPDGFSDPPSRDAGSLSAFEQPSGSLCRRLRRQASECWKLQDLCEACKDNLIRECPHVQQLHAEMEEMQTLLNASRLQYNDRLLLVQRHTADTQRWLTSMQDKYAWVTQLLNTTVDPSSTFTVITLSQEQKVKNSNHATDSSVAVSILGSAPVKVLVTAELQVDDPAFIQYVAQEALKLQKQQIRGLK; encoded by the exons ATGCAGAAGCTTTCAGCTCCCGTTCTGTGCATGGCTGTGGTCGTGTTGTACGTGGCTGCCTCTCCATCACCGAGTGAAGACGTGCTGAAAA AGCTGTCTACAGCCGGGGAACAGTATTTGGAGGAGGAGATAAAGCAGACTTTCCTTGGAGTGAAGCAGGTGAAGGTTATGatggaaaagaaggaggagaagcACAAACGCCTGATGGAGGCCCTGAAACATGGCAGCAACAAAAAgatg GGGGTGACACAACTGGCAAAAGAGATGGAGCACAAACTTGAAGAGGCTGAGCAGCAGTGTCGTGAGTCCACCAAATCTTCGCTGGAGGAGTGCAAACCTTGTCTTGAAGATACGTGTAAAGCCTTCTACGCTTCTACCTGTCGCCGTGGCTTTGCCTCCTTCTCATTTAAG GTCGATGAGTTTTTTAGGAAGATGGTGACCCAGGCAGAAGCTGTTTAtgatcagaaccaggacaaggCAACTGCAGCTGAAAACCAGATCACGGAGGACAAAACCAATCTGGAGGTTCTCCAGGCTGAAGCATCGTTCTCCCAACTGCTCTCCAACATCAGCATCCTGTACAACCACAGTGTCACAGTCGTGAAGAAGATGCAGGAGGTGTTTGGTCATTCCTTTCTGGCAGACCTCAGCTCAGAGCTTCAAATAAGCTCACCTTCAGCTGCACAGGATGGATCAACCAGTGGgttctttaaaacttttagtttggatcacctccttgtgtcagcATATGACTTTGGGAAGGAGGTTCTGGAAGAATTCAGCTCCTCTATGTCTGATATGATGGGAGATATCCAAGGACCTGATGGGTTTTCGGATCCTCCAAGCAGAG ATGCAGGCTCGCTTTCTGCTTTTGAACAGCCTAGTGGATCTCTGTGCAGGCGGCTCCGCAGACAAGCGTCCGAGTGCTGGAAGCTCCAAGACTTGTGTGAGGCATGCAAAGATAATTTAATAAGAG AGTGTCCGCATGTCCAGCAGCTGCACGCTGAAATGGAGGAGATGCAAACCCTGTTGAATGCCTCCAGGCTGCAGTACAACGACAGGCTGCTGCTGGTCCAGAGACACACAGCAGACACTCAGCGGTGGCTCACCAGCATGCAGGACAAATATGCTTGGGTCACTCAGCTGTTGAACACCACAGTGGACCCGAGTAGCACCTTCACTGTAATCACA TTGAGTCAAGAGCAGAAGGTGAAGAACAGCAATCATGCAACAGACAGCAGTGTGGCCGTGTCCATTCTGGGCTCAGCACCAGTTAAGGTGCTGGTTACAGCTGAGCTACAGGTGGATGACCCCGCCTTCATCCAGTATGTTGCCCAGGAAGCTCTGAAACTCCAGAAACAGCAGATAAGAG GATTGAAATAA
- the tyms gene encoding thymidylate synthase, with translation MPATSEIHSEEQRRESVCEAAERRSAEEKQSGFLCDERGYLDLVKHILQNGRRKGDRTGTGVLSVFGAQVRYSLRDQFPLLTTKRVFWKGILEELLWFIKGSTSAKELSDKGVKIWDANGSRAFLDNLGFTDREEGDLGPVYGFQWRHFGAEYKDMHTDYTGKGVDQLQNIIDTIKKNPEDRRIIMCAWNPKDLPLMALPPCHALCQFYVCDGELSCQLYQRSADMGLGVPFNIASYALLTYMIAHITGLQPGDFVHTLGDAHVYVNHAEPLQEQLQRDVRPFPKLKIKRTVANIDDFTAEDFEICGYSPHPAIKMQMAV, from the exons ATGCCCGCCACCTCCGAAATCCACAGCGAAGAGCAGCGGCGGGAATCCGTCTGTGAGGCGGCGGAGAGGCGGAGCGCCGAGGAGAAGCAGTCCGGGTTTCTATGCGACGAACGCGGGTATCTTGACTTGGTGAAGCACATCCTGCAGAATGGAAGAAGGAAAGGAGACCGAACCGGAACCGGAGTTCTGTCTGTGTTCGGTGCCCAGGTCAGGTACAGTCTGCGAG ATCAGTTTCCTTTGCTGACGACCAAAAGAGTTTTCTGGAAAGGGATTCTGGAGGAGCTGCTGTGGTTCATCAAG GGGTCCACAAGCGCCAAGGAGCTGTCGGACAAAGGCGTCAAGATTTGGGACGCCAACGGGTCCCGCGCCTTCCTGGACAACCTGGGATTCACGGACAGAGAGGAGGGGGACCTGGGACCCGTTTATGGCTTCCAGTGGAGGCACTTTGGGGCAGAATACAAAGACATGCACACAG actaCACAGGCAAAGGGGTCGACCAGCTGCAGAACATTATCGACACCATCAAGAAGAACCCAGAGGACCGGCGGATCATCATGTGTGCCTGGAACCCCAAAG ACCTGCCCCTCATGGCCCTGCCCCCCTGCCACGCCCTTTGCCAGTTCTACGTGTGCGACGGCGAGCTGTCCTGCCAGCTCTACCAGCGGTCGGCTGATATGGGCCTGGGGGTGCCCTTCAACATCGCCAGCTACGCGCTGCTCACGTACATGATTGCACACATCACGGGGTTGCAG CCCGGCGACTTTGTCCACACCCTGGGAGACGCCCACGTCTACGTCAACCACGCCGAGCCTCTGCAGGAGCAG CTTCAGAGGGACGTCAGGCCTTTCCCCAAACTGAAGATCAAGAGGACGGTGGCGAACATCGACGACTTCACAGCTGAGGACTTTGAAATCTGTGGCTACAGCCCTCATCCCGCCATCAAGATGCAGATGGCTGTGTGA